Proteins from a genomic interval of Streptomyces sp. Tu6071:
- a CDS encoding Gfo/Idh/MocA family protein, producing MGEALGVAVLGAGHMGADHVRRLDRVVSGARVAAVADPDADRARAAGGDLPGCTLHTDALAALDAPGVEAVLIASPAEAHEAALLGCFERGLPVLCEKPLAPDARGALRLAEAEAASGGRLARVGFMRRYDPEYQALKELLDGGKLGRPLMLHCTHRNVSSPPHFTSEMLIGSSVSHEIDAARWLLGEEIDAVTVLRPRPTAHAPQGLKDPQFVVMETSGGVLVDVEIYVNSGFGYQVRCEAVCEGGSARIGEDHAMVVHSAAGAGQEIAQDYLTRFAEAYDTEVRDWVAAVRAGGPADGPSVWDGYVASVVAEAGIASLNSGARVPVRLAPKPGIYA from the coding sequence ATGGGCGAGGCACTGGGAGTCGCGGTGCTCGGCGCCGGGCACATGGGCGCCGACCACGTACGACGTCTCGACCGGGTGGTGAGCGGTGCGCGCGTCGCGGCCGTCGCCGACCCGGACGCGGACCGGGCGCGGGCGGCGGGGGGAGACCTGCCGGGCTGCACCCTGCACACGGACGCGCTGGCCGCTCTCGACGCGCCCGGGGTCGAGGCGGTGCTCATCGCCTCGCCGGCGGAGGCGCACGAGGCGGCGCTCCTCGGCTGCTTCGAGCGCGGCCTGCCCGTCCTGTGCGAGAAGCCCCTCGCCCCCGACGCGCGCGGTGCGCTGCGGCTCGCCGAGGCGGAGGCCGCGAGCGGCGGCCGGCTCGCGCGCGTCGGCTTCATGCGCCGCTACGACCCCGAGTACCAGGCCCTGAAGGAGTTGCTCGACGGAGGCAAGCTCGGCCGCCCCCTCATGCTGCACTGCACCCACCGCAACGTCTCCTCGCCGCCGCACTTCACCTCCGAGATGCTCATCGGAAGCTCCGTCTCGCACGAGATCGACGCGGCGCGCTGGCTGCTCGGCGAGGAGATCGACGCCGTCACCGTGCTGCGCCCGCGCCCCACCGCGCACGCCCCGCAGGGGCTCAAGGACCCGCAGTTCGTCGTCATGGAGACGAGCGGCGGCGTCCTCGTCGACGTCGAGATCTACGTCAACTCGGGCTTCGGCTACCAGGTGCGCTGCGAGGCGGTGTGCGAGGGCGGCAGCGCGCGCATCGGCGAGGACCACGCGATGGTCGTGCACTCCGCGGCCGGCGCGGGCCAGGAGATCGCGCAGGACTACCTCACGCGCTTCGCGGAGGCGTACGACACGGAGGTACGGGACTGGGTCGCCGCGGTCCGCGCGGGCGGTCCCGCCGACGGGCCGAGCGTGTGGGACGGGTACGTCGCGAGCGTCGTCGCCGAGGCGGGCATCGCCTCGCTGAACTCGGGCGCGCGCGTACCGGTACGGCTCGCGCCGAAGCCTGGGATCTACGCCTGA
- a CDS encoding TetR/AcrR family transcriptional regulator produces MTGSAPQGRPRSEAARLAVLHAVDDLLVDVGYGAMTMKGIAERAGVGRMTVYRWWPTKAHLLVEACAADLPKELAVPDEADPERQLTGFLTALAAFLTGSDAGAAYRALLGEAQHDPEVGKLVAGADLLGEPAREVLARVRGTLGGVPEDRFAAAELCGPVVLLVMSGSPAPDATALRAHAARLAKAWA; encoded by the coding sequence ATGACCGGTTCCGCCCCCCAGGGACGCCCGCGCAGCGAGGCCGCCCGTCTCGCGGTGCTCCACGCCGTCGACGACCTGCTCGTCGACGTCGGCTACGGCGCCATGACCATGAAGGGCATCGCGGAGCGCGCGGGTGTCGGCCGCATGACGGTCTACCGCTGGTGGCCGACGAAGGCCCACCTCCTCGTCGAGGCGTGCGCGGCGGACCTCCCCAAGGAGCTGGCGGTCCCCGACGAGGCCGACCCGGAGCGGCAGCTCACCGGCTTCCTCACCGCGCTCGCCGCCTTCCTGACCGGCTCGGACGCGGGCGCGGCCTACCGGGCGCTGCTCGGCGAGGCGCAGCACGACCCCGAGGTGGGCAAGCTCGTCGCCGGTGCCGATCTGCTCGGCGAACCGGCCCGCGAGGTGCTCGCCAGGGTGCGCGGGACCCTCGGCGGGGTGCCCGAGGACCGCTTCGCCGCGGCCGAGCTGTGCGGGCCCGTGGTGCTCCTCGTCATGTCGGGCTCCCCGGCGCCGGACGCCACCGCCCTGCGCGCGCACGCGGCGCGGCTCGCGAAGGCGTGGGCGTGA
- a CDS encoding MFS transporter: MTSTVDRPAVPARRQGLVLACLSVCTALVVGFVAAINLAVPQLAASSLHPSADQLLWIVDAYVVVFACLVIPAGAAGDKFGRKGALLTGLAVVALGALVSAAAPNVPLMLLGRALTGLGAACVLPNCVGVLLHATAPERRGHALAVWAAATGIGGVVGNIGGGTLLSRGSWHTLFVAVAVVAAACLAWAAAVAPRSARHARRIDVPGTALFVAAVVALLLGIIEGPEKGWSSVPVVTAFAACLLLGVVWVLLELRIRHPMLDPRLFRDARLAGAALGMTVAFFGSFGLFYVNASLLQYGRGWSVLRAGVGIIPVTIPLLLGSRHVPALVRRFGVPATLTAAFALTSAGLAGLSLTTDLAYPWYGACLFVVGLGIMLAVPTLTAEIAAGLPLERAGIAGGLQSATRELGSALGVAVVGTILTASFTHHLPSRPGGHGPAPHTVSEALEATPGAHSAIVTAFTHGGDTALRAAALITLVAGALVVGGLTRAHRRARTAS, translated from the coding sequence GTGACCTCCACCGTGGACCGCCCCGCCGTGCCCGCGCGGCGCCAGGGCCTGGTGCTCGCCTGCCTGAGCGTGTGCACCGCCCTCGTCGTCGGCTTCGTCGCCGCGATCAATCTCGCCGTGCCGCAGCTGGCCGCCTCCTCGCTCCATCCGTCCGCCGACCAGCTCCTGTGGATCGTGGACGCCTACGTCGTCGTCTTCGCCTGCCTCGTCATCCCGGCGGGCGCCGCGGGCGACAAGTTCGGGCGCAAGGGCGCGCTGCTGACCGGCCTCGCCGTCGTCGCCCTCGGCGCGCTCGTCTCCGCCGCGGCGCCGAACGTCCCGCTCATGCTCCTCGGCCGCGCGCTCACGGGTCTCGGAGCGGCCTGCGTCCTGCCGAACTGCGTCGGCGTCCTGCTCCACGCGACGGCGCCCGAGCGGCGCGGTCACGCCCTCGCGGTCTGGGCGGCGGCCACCGGCATCGGCGGAGTCGTCGGCAACATCGGCGGCGGGACGCTGCTCAGCCGCGGCTCCTGGCACACCCTCTTCGTGGCCGTCGCCGTCGTCGCCGCCGCCTGCCTGGCCTGGGCGGCGGCGGTCGCCCCGCGCAGCGCGCGGCACGCGCGGCGGATCGACGTGCCGGGCACGGCCCTGTTCGTCGCGGCCGTCGTGGCACTGCTGCTCGGCATCATCGAGGGCCCCGAAAAGGGCTGGTCGAGCGTGCCCGTCGTCACCGCCTTCGCCGCGTGCCTCCTCCTCGGAGTGGTGTGGGTGCTCCTGGAGCTGCGGATACGGCACCCCATGCTCGACCCGCGCCTCTTCCGCGACGCGCGGCTCGCCGGGGCCGCGCTCGGCATGACCGTCGCGTTCTTCGGCAGCTTCGGGCTCTTCTACGTCAACGCCTCGCTGCTCCAGTACGGGCGCGGCTGGTCCGTGCTCCGGGCGGGCGTCGGCATCATCCCCGTGACGATCCCGTTGCTCCTCGGCAGCCGCCACGTCCCCGCGCTCGTCAGGCGCTTCGGGGTGCCCGCGACGCTCACGGCCGCCTTCGCGCTCACGAGCGCCGGACTCGCCGGGCTCTCCCTCACGACGGACCTCGCCTACCCCTGGTACGGCGCGTGCCTGTTCGTCGTCGGGCTCGGCATCATGCTCGCCGTGCCCACGCTGACCGCCGAGATCGCGGCGGGGCTGCCGCTGGAACGCGCGGGCATCGCGGGCGGCCTCCAGTCCGCGACCCGCGAACTCGGCAGCGCGCTGGGCGTCGCCGTCGTCGGCACGATCCTCACGGCGTCCTTCACCCACCACCTGCCGTCCCGTCCCGGCGGCCACGGCCCCGCGCCGCACACCGTCTCGGAGGCGCTGGAGGCGACTCCGGGCGCGCACTCCGCGATCGTCACGGCGTTCACGCACGGCGGGGACACCGCGCTGCGCGCCGCCGCCCTGATCACCCTCGTCGCCGGGGCTCTCGTGGTGGGCGGCCTCACGCGTGCCCACCGCCGGGCCCGTACCGCGTCGTGA
- a CDS encoding glycosyl hydrolase family 28-related protein, whose protein sequence is MTTSSATPPSAPRRLLPLAVAVAAAATTAALLAPTASAAPRPVAPRPAAAAAGASLPFTSVEAEDAESAGTVIGPDDTQGTVASESSGRRAVRLGAGQSITFTVPRAANALTVAYNIADGRTGDLALAVNGEASDAKLALTSKYSYVDTPWIVGAKTHHLLDNARVLLGQDLAAGDTVTLTASAEVTVDVADFEQVAAPATRPAGSVSVVDHGADPSGQGDSTQAFREAIAAAKGGTVWIPEGDYAVNSSLSGVEDVTLQGAGSWYSVVHSSSFINQSNAAGGVHLKDFAVIGEVTERNDSSPDNFVNGSLGPGSSVSGMWLQHLKVGLWLTGNNDDLVVEGNRIVDTTADGLNLNGSAKNVEVRQNFLRNNGDDALAMWSLNAPDTGSVFDSNTISQPNLANGIAIYGGTDITVSNNLVSDTNALGSGIAISNQKFADPFFPLAGTITVSGNTLVRTGALNPNWGHPMGALRVDAYDSDIEAKVNITDTTFTDSPYSAFEFVSGGGTGKAVRNVTVDGATVDGAGTVVVQAETPGQVAIGGVHASGVGAAGTYNCPFPEGSGTFTLDDTGDNSGWDTTWDDCATWPEAK, encoded by the coding sequence ATGACCACCAGCTCGGCCACTCCCCCCTCCGCACCCCGGCGACTGCTCCCCCTCGCGGTCGCCGTCGCCGCCGCGGCGACCACCGCCGCGCTGCTCGCGCCCACCGCGAGCGCCGCGCCCCGCCCCGTCGCCCCGCGCCCCGCCGCCGCGGCGGCCGGTGCCTCGCTCCCCTTCACCTCCGTGGAGGCGGAGGACGCCGAGAGCGCGGGCACCGTCATCGGCCCCGATGACACGCAGGGGACCGTGGCCTCCGAGTCCTCCGGGCGGCGCGCGGTCCGGCTCGGGGCCGGGCAGAGCATCACCTTCACCGTGCCGCGGGCGGCGAACGCCCTCACGGTCGCGTACAACATCGCCGACGGGCGGACCGGGGACCTCGCGCTCGCCGTCAACGGGGAGGCGAGCGACGCGAAGCTCGCGCTCACCTCGAAGTACTCCTACGTGGACACCCCCTGGATCGTGGGCGCCAAGACGCACCACCTGCTCGACAACGCGCGCGTGCTGCTCGGCCAGGACCTCGCGGCGGGCGACACCGTGACGCTCACCGCCTCGGCCGAGGTGACCGTGGACGTCGCGGACTTCGAGCAGGTCGCCGCGCCCGCCACGCGGCCCGCCGGTTCGGTGTCCGTCGTCGACCACGGCGCCGACCCGAGCGGTCAGGGCGACTCGACGCAGGCGTTCCGCGAGGCGATCGCCGCCGCCAAGGGCGGCACGGTGTGGATACCGGAGGGGGACTACGCCGTGAACTCCTCGCTCAGCGGCGTCGAGGACGTGACGCTCCAGGGCGCCGGGAGCTGGTACTCCGTCGTGCACTCCTCCAGCTTCATCAACCAGTCGAACGCGGCGGGCGGGGTCCACCTCAAGGACTTCGCCGTCATCGGCGAGGTGACCGAGCGCAACGACTCCAGCCCCGACAACTTCGTCAACGGCTCGCTCGGACCCGGCTCGTCGGTCTCGGGGATGTGGCTCCAGCACCTCAAGGTCGGCCTGTGGCTGACCGGGAACAACGACGACCTCGTCGTGGAGGGCAACCGCATCGTCGACACCACGGCGGACGGCCTCAACCTCAACGGCAGCGCGAAGAACGTCGAGGTGCGCCAGAACTTCCTGCGCAACAACGGCGACGACGCCCTCGCGATGTGGTCGCTCAACGCCCCGGACACCGGCTCGGTCTTCGACTCCAACACCATCTCGCAGCCGAACCTCGCCAACGGCATCGCGATCTACGGCGGCACCGACATCACGGTGAGCAACAACCTGGTCTCCGACACCAACGCGCTCGGCAGCGGCATCGCGATCTCCAACCAGAAGTTCGCCGATCCCTTCTTCCCGCTCGCGGGGACCATCACCGTCTCGGGCAACACCCTCGTGCGCACCGGCGCGCTCAACCCCAACTGGGGCCACCCCATGGGCGCGCTGCGGGTCGACGCGTACGACAGCGACATCGAGGCGAAGGTGAACATCACGGACACCACCTTCACCGACAGCCCGTACAGCGCCTTCGAGTTCGTCTCGGGCGGCGGCACGGGCAAGGCGGTACGGAACGTGACGGTCGACGGGGCGACGGTGGACGGGGCGGGGACCGTCGTCGTCCAGGCGGAGACGCCGGGCCAGGTCGCGATCGGCGGCGTGCACGCGAGCGGTGTCGGCGCGGCCGGGACGTACAACTGCCCCTTCCCCGAGGGCAGCGGCACCTTCACGCTCGACGACACGGGCGACAACAGCGGCTGGGACACGACGTGGGACGACTGCGCGACGTGGCCGGAGGCGAAGTAG
- a CDS encoding LacI family DNA-binding transcriptional regulator produces MTRRIAQVAKKVGVSEATVSRVLNGRPGVAEATRQSVLTALDVLGYERPTQLRGERARLVGLVLPELQNPIFPAFAEVIGGTLAQQGLTPVLCTQTKGGVSEADYIELLLQQQVSGVVFAGGAYAQADASHEHYRVLADRQIPVVLINAAIETLGFRTVSCDDGVALEQAWRHLASLGHERIGLVLGPEGHMPSRRKLVMARAVARAAGGELPPERVVRAMFSLEGGQAAASRLLDQGVTGIICASDPLALGAVRAARRRGLDVPGQVSVVGYDDSAFMNCAEPPLTTVRQPIEAMGRAAVELLSLQIGGRTVPPGELLFEPELVVRGSTGQAPRNG; encoded by the coding sequence ATGACGCGACGAATTGCTCAGGTGGCCAAGAAGGTCGGGGTCAGCGAAGCAACGGTGAGCCGGGTGCTCAATGGGCGGCCCGGCGTCGCCGAGGCCACCCGGCAGTCCGTGCTGACGGCCCTCGACGTCCTCGGTTACGAGCGGCCGACCCAGCTGCGCGGGGAGCGTGCCCGCCTCGTCGGGCTCGTCCTGCCCGAACTCCAGAACCCGATCTTCCCCGCCTTCGCCGAGGTGATCGGCGGCACCCTCGCCCAGCAGGGGCTCACCCCCGTGCTGTGCACCCAGACCAAGGGCGGGGTCTCCGAGGCCGACTACATCGAACTCCTCCTCCAGCAGCAGGTGTCCGGGGTGGTGTTCGCGGGTGGTGCCTACGCCCAGGCCGACGCCTCGCACGAGCACTACCGGGTACTCGCCGACCGGCAGATCCCCGTGGTGCTCATCAACGCCGCCATAGAGACCCTCGGTTTCCGCACCGTCTCCTGCGACGACGGCGTGGCGCTCGAACAGGCGTGGCGCCACCTCGCCTCGCTCGGCCACGAGCGCATCGGGCTCGTGCTCGGCCCCGAGGGCCACATGCCCTCGCGACGCAAGCTCGTGATGGCCCGCGCGGTGGCGCGCGCGGCGGGCGGCGAGCTGCCGCCGGAGCGCGTGGTGCGCGCGATGTTCTCGCTGGAGGGCGGCCAGGCCGCCGCCTCGCGCCTGCTCGACCAGGGCGTCACGGGAATCATCTGCGCGAGCGACCCGCTCGCCCTCGGCGCGGTGCGTGCCGCCCGCAGGCGCGGCCTCGACGTCCCCGGACAGGTCTCCGTCGTCGGCTACGACGACTCGGCCTTCATGAACTGCGCGGAGCCGCCGCTCACCACCGTGCGCCAGCCCATCGAGGCGATGGGCCGCGCCGCCGTGGAACTTTTGAGCCTCCAGATCGGCGGGCGCACCGTCCCGCCGGGCGAACTGCTCTTCGAGCCCGAACTCGTCGTGCGCGGCTCGACGGGACAGGCCCCGCGCAACGGCTGA
- a CDS encoding ABC transporter substrate-binding protein, with translation MRSSGFRRTCTVAVVSALALTSLAACGSDDDSKGSSAGGKTKITVNCEPPKSAKIDRKSFEDDIAAFEKANKDIDVTAHDAFPCQDPKTFDAKLAGGQMEDVFYTYFTDAKHVVDINQAADLTPYVKDLKWFQDIRQELRDVYTVDGKVYGVPRTNYSMGLIYNKALFKKAGLDPEKPPATWEEVQAAAKKIAGLGNGTVGYADYSAQNQGGWHFGAEIYSQGGSLVTEDGKKSAVNTPEGKAVLQNLKDMRWRDNSMGSKQLLIINDVQQMMGSGKLGMYLSAPDNIPILVKEKGAKYEDLGLAPMPGGKGTLAGGDGYMFNKKATPAQIKAGLKFLEFQTNTPGQGLNNWKRAAANKAPVGLPEPRLWTGERDQKDLALKKQYANMPVENYQAFIDGADTVKPKLEPAGAQQIYTVLDSVVSSVLTKKDANIDQLLKDADSKINGILARG, from the coding sequence ATGAGAAGCTCCGGGTTCCGCCGTACTTGTACCGTTGCTGTTGTGTCCGCCCTGGCGCTGACGAGCCTGGCCGCCTGCGGCTCGGACGACGACAGCAAGGGCAGCTCCGCCGGCGGCAAGACGAAGATCACCGTCAACTGCGAGCCGCCGAAGAGCGCCAAGATCGACCGGAAGAGCTTCGAGGACGACATCGCGGCGTTCGAGAAGGCCAACAAGGACATCGACGTCACCGCGCACGACGCCTTCCCCTGCCAGGACCCCAAGACCTTCGACGCCAAGCTCGCCGGCGGCCAGATGGAGGACGTGTTCTACACGTACTTCACCGACGCCAAGCACGTCGTGGACATCAACCAGGCCGCGGACCTGACGCCGTACGTCAAGGACCTCAAGTGGTTCCAGGACATCCGGCAGGAACTGCGCGACGTCTACACCGTCGACGGCAAGGTCTACGGGGTGCCGCGCACCAACTACTCGATGGGCCTCATCTACAACAAGGCGCTCTTCAAGAAGGCCGGCCTCGACCCCGAGAAGCCCCCGGCCACATGGGAAGAGGTCCAGGCCGCCGCGAAGAAGATCGCCGGTCTCGGCAACGGCACCGTCGGCTACGCCGACTACAGCGCCCAGAACCAGGGCGGCTGGCACTTCGGCGCCGAGATCTACTCGCAGGGCGGCTCCCTCGTCACCGAGGACGGCAAGAAGTCCGCGGTCAACACCCCCGAGGGCAAGGCCGTTCTGCAGAACCTCAAGGACATGCGCTGGCGCGACAACTCGATGGGTAGCAAGCAGCTGCTCATCATCAACGACGTGCAGCAGATGATGGGCTCCGGCAAGCTCGGCATGTACCTCTCGGCGCCGGACAACATCCCGATCCTCGTCAAGGAGAAGGGCGCGAAGTACGAGGACCTCGGCCTCGCCCCGATGCCCGGCGGCAAGGGCACCCTCGCGGGCGGTGACGGCTACATGTTCAACAAGAAGGCCACCCCCGCGCAGATCAAGGCCGGCCTGAAGTTCCTGGAGTTCCAGACCAACACCCCCGGTCAGGGCCTGAACAACTGGAAGCGCGCCGCCGCGAACAAGGCCCCGGTCGGCCTGCCCGAGCCGCGCCTGTGGACCGGTGAGCGCGACCAGAAGGACCTCGCGCTCAAGAAGCAGTACGCCAACATGCCGGTCGAGAACTACCAGGCGTTCATCGACGGCGCCGACACCGTCAAGCCGAAGCTGGAGCCGGCCGGCGCCCAGCAGATCTACACCGTCCTCGACTCGGTCGTCTCCTCCGTCCTCACCAAGAAGGACGCGAACATCGACCAGCTCCTCAAGGACGCGGACTCCAAGATCAACGGCATTCTCGCCCGAGGCTGA
- a CDS encoding carbohydrate ABC transporter permease, translating to MKTAQAPQRSAAAPPPSTKGAARPAGHARADRWRRALVHNLRAYAFLIGGIVCFAVFSWYPAIRAIIISFQKYIPGSDPEWVGFDNFTAVFHDPEFATAWKNTAMFTVFALVIGFAVPFLMALVLNELRHAKSFFRIVVYLPVMIPPVVSALLWKWFYDPDAGLINEVLRFLHLPTSDWIFSADTALVSLVLVSTWANMGGTVLIYLAALQGIPGELYEAAELDGANIFQRVRHVTIPQTRFVMLMLMLLQIIATMQVFTEPFVITGGGPEASTTTVLYLIYKYAFSYQNFGGACALSAMLLVLLSLFSAVYLWLTRTKD from the coding sequence ATGAAGACTGCTCAGGCACCTCAGCGGTCCGCCGCGGCGCCGCCCCCTTCCACCAAGGGGGCGGCCCGCCCGGCGGGCCACGCGCGCGCCGACCGCTGGCGCCGCGCCCTCGTCCACAACCTCCGCGCCTACGCCTTCCTCATCGGCGGCATCGTCTGTTTCGCGGTGTTCTCGTGGTACCCCGCGATCCGCGCGATCATCATCTCGTTCCAGAAGTACATCCCCGGCTCCGACCCGGAGTGGGTGGGCTTCGACAATTTCACGGCGGTCTTCCACGACCCGGAGTTCGCGACCGCCTGGAAGAACACGGCGATGTTCACCGTGTTCGCGCTGGTCATCGGCTTCGCCGTGCCCTTCCTCATGGCGCTGGTGCTCAACGAGCTGCGCCACGCGAAGAGCTTCTTCCGGATCGTCGTCTACCTCCCGGTGATGATCCCCCCGGTCGTGAGCGCGCTGCTGTGGAAGTGGTTCTACGACCCGGACGCGGGCTTGATCAACGAGGTCCTGCGCTTTCTCCATCTGCCCACCTCGGACTGGATCTTCAGCGCCGACACCGCCCTCGTCTCCCTCGTCCTCGTCTCGACCTGGGCGAACATGGGCGGCACCGTCCTCATCTACCTCGCGGCCCTCCAGGGCATCCCGGGCGAGCTGTACGAGGCGGCCGAGCTGGACGGCGCGAACATCTTCCAGCGCGTGCGGCACGTCACGATCCCGCAGACCCGGTTCGTGATGCTCATGCTGATGCTCCTCCAGATCATCGCCACGATGCAGGTGTTCACCGAACCCTTCGTCATCACCGGCGGCGGCCCCGAGGCATCGACCACCACCGTGCTCTACCTGATCTACAAGTACGCCTTCAGCTACCAGAACTTCGGCGGGGCCTGCGCCCTGAGCGCGATGCTCCTCGTACTGCTCAGCCTGTTCTCCGCGGTTTACCTGTGGCTCACCCGGACCAAGGACTGA
- a CDS encoding carbohydrate ABC transporter permease has translation MTAVLPPTEAAPVPPTRRDRRREKRENGPSIRTLVSPLALASTKGKVLYWTFFTLIVIAFALAFLFPVYWMVTGAAKPAGELTRTPPTLFPEHWKFSNYTDAWDQMDLPTHLWNTVVQAVGAWALQIVFCTAAAYSLSKLKPAFGKVVLGGILATLMVPAQAMLVPKYLTVADLPLIHVSLLNDPLGIWLPAVANAFNLYLLKNFFDQIPRDVLEAAEIDGAGKLRQLWSILLPMSRPVLAVVSILGLVAVWQDFLWPLMVFSDTDKQPISVALVQFSQNISQSTQIGAMVIASIPMLLVFLVFQRHIIAGISAGSTKG, from the coding sequence ATGACCGCCGTCCTGCCGCCCACCGAAGCGGCCCCCGTGCCCCCCACGCGCCGCGACAGGCGTCGCGAGAAGCGTGAGAACGGGCCGTCCATCCGCACCCTTGTCTCGCCGCTGGCCCTCGCCAGCACCAAGGGCAAGGTCCTGTACTGGACGTTCTTCACGCTCATCGTGATCGCCTTCGCGCTCGCCTTCCTCTTCCCCGTGTACTGGATGGTCACCGGGGCGGCGAAGCCGGCCGGTGAACTCACCCGGACGCCGCCCACGCTCTTCCCCGAGCACTGGAAGTTCTCCAACTACACCGACGCGTGGGACCAGATGGACCTGCCCACGCACCTGTGGAACACGGTCGTGCAGGCCGTCGGCGCCTGGGCCCTCCAGATCGTCTTCTGCACCGCCGCCGCGTACTCCCTCTCCAAGCTGAAGCCCGCCTTCGGCAAGGTCGTGCTCGGTGGCATCCTGGCCACGCTCATGGTGCCCGCGCAGGCGATGCTGGTCCCCAAGTACCTCACCGTCGCCGACCTGCCGCTCATCCACGTGAGCCTGCTCAACGACCCGCTGGGCATCTGGCTCCCCGCCGTCGCCAACGCCTTCAACCTGTACCTGCTGAAGAACTTCTTCGACCAGATACCCCGGGACGTCCTGGAGGCCGCCGAGATCGACGGCGCCGGCAAGCTCCGCCAGCTCTGGTCGATCCTGCTCCCGATGTCCCGCCCCGTCCTCGCCGTCGTCTCCATCCTCGGCCTGGTCGCGGTCTGGCAGGACTTCCTGTGGCCGCTCATGGTCTTCTCGGACACCGACAAGCAGCCCATCAGCGTGGCGCTCGTGCAGTTCTCGCAGAACATCTCGCAGTCCACGCAGATCGGGGCCATGGTCATCGCGTCGATCCCGATGCTCCTGGTCTTCCTGGTCTTCCAGCGGCACATCATCGCCGGCATCTCCGCCGGTTCCACCAAGGGCTGA
- a CDS encoding glycoside hydrolase family 13 protein, whose product MEGSSREPAGPDWWRSAVIYQVYPRSFADGNGDGTGDLAGVRAKLPYLAELGVDAIWFTPWYLSPLADGGYDVADYRTIDPAFGTLAEAEKLIDEARALGIRTIVDIVPNHVSDQHAWFRAALKAGPGSPERERFHFRAGRGEHGELPPNDWPSQFSGDTWTRVEDGEWYLHLFTPQQPDLNWDHPDVRKEHEDVLRFWFERGVAGVRIDSAALVAKDPALPDYVEGVDPNPYIDRDELHDIYRSWRRVADEYGGVFVGEVWMPDAERFARYLRPDELHTAFNFNFMSCPWDRDQLREAIDSTLAEHAPVGAPATWVLCNHDVTRTVTRYGRAEDTGFAFERKRFGVPSDLALGTRRARAAALLSLALPGSVYVYQGEELGLPEADIPLDRVEDPMYFRSEGVDPGRDGCRVPLPWTADAPYSGFGSTTEPWLPQPEGWSAYAADAQAADPGSMLSLYRAAIRVRAVEAGFGDGPIEWLPETPGVLAFARPGGLLCLVNLGAAPVALPAHENVLLASGPLDEGGLLPTDTAVWLRR is encoded by the coding sequence ATGGAAGGCAGCTCCCGGGAGCCCGCAGGGCCCGACTGGTGGCGTTCGGCCGTCATCTACCAGGTCTATCCGCGCAGTTTCGCGGACGGCAACGGCGACGGCACCGGCGACCTGGCGGGTGTCCGCGCCAAGCTGCCGTACCTCGCCGAACTCGGTGTCGACGCGATCTGGTTCACCCCCTGGTACCTCTCCCCGCTCGCCGACGGCGGATACGACGTCGCCGACTACCGGACGATCGACCCGGCCTTCGGCACCCTCGCCGAGGCCGAGAAACTCATCGACGAGGCCCGCGCGCTCGGCATCCGCACCATCGTCGACATCGTCCCCAACCACGTCTCCGACCAGCACGCCTGGTTCCGGGCCGCGCTCAAGGCGGGTCCCGGCAGCCCGGAGCGGGAGCGCTTCCACTTCCGGGCGGGGCGCGGCGAGCACGGCGAGCTGCCGCCCAACGACTGGCCCTCGCAGTTCTCCGGGGACACCTGGACCCGGGTCGAGGACGGCGAGTGGTACCTGCACCTCTTCACGCCGCAGCAGCCCGACCTCAACTGGGACCACCCCGACGTCCGCAAGGAGCACGAGGACGTCCTGCGCTTCTGGTTCGAGCGCGGCGTCGCGGGCGTACGGATCGACTCGGCAGCCCTCGTCGCGAAGGACCCGGCGCTGCCCGACTACGTCGAGGGCGTCGACCCCAACCCGTACATCGACCGCGACGAGCTGCACGACATCTACCGCTCGTGGCGCCGCGTCGCCGACGAGTACGGGGGTGTCTTCGTCGGCGAGGTGTGGATGCCGGACGCCGAGCGCTTCGCGCGCTACCTGCGCCCCGACGAGCTGCACACCGCCTTCAACTTCAACTTCATGAGCTGTCCCTGGGACCGCGACCAGCTCCGCGAGGCCATCGACAGCACCCTCGCCGAGCACGCCCCGGTCGGCGCCCCCGCGACCTGGGTGCTCTGCAACCACGACGTGACCCGGACCGTGACCCGCTACGGCCGCGCCGAGGACACCGGCTTCGCCTTCGAGCGCAAGCGCTTCGGCGTCCCGAGCGACCTCGCGCTCGGCACCCGCAGGGCCCGCGCCGCGGCCCTGCTCTCGCTCGCGCTGCCCGGCTCGGTCTACGTCTACCAGGGCGAGGAACTGGGCCTGCCTGAGGCGGACATCCCCCTCGACCGCGTCGAGGACCCGATGTACTTCCGCTCCGAGGGCGTCGACCCGGGTCGGGACGGCTGCCGCGTCCCGCTCCCGTGGACCGCCGACGCGCCGTACAGCGGCTTCGGTTCCACCACCGAGCCGTGGCTCCCGCAGCCCGAGGGCTGGTCGGCCTACGCGGCCGACGCGCAGGCCGCCGACCCCGGCTCGATGCTCTCGCTCTACCGCGCGGCGATCCGGGTGCGGGCCGTCGAGGCGGGCTTCGGCGACGGGCCCATCGAGTGGCTGCCCGAGACGCCGGGCGTGCTCGCCTTCGCGCGTCCCGGCGGGCTCCTGTGCCTCGTCAACCTCGGTGCCGCGCCGGTCGCGCTGCCCGCGCACGAGAACGTCCTGCTCGCGAGCGGCCCGCTCGACGAGGGCGGCCTGCTCCCGACGGACACGGCGGTGTGGCTGCGGCGCTGA